A single window of Methanoculleus oceani DNA harbors:
- a CDS encoding ATP-binding protein, which yields MMNMQAFCSNAAMQEHPLRKLSDFLVEEKRKVTSGDYENSRFVGYVLEIGYTTATIITSDAFKVLVGGIPRNSLLIMVPAEYEKYPPHFSLLRVLETADEPLKQEKQQTYFELHKKSMPELDVFTQSELQWGALKTAVLGMYYPHPDRPNAVELSGDLNNIVSAHKYLVYAPSDELLDLIINATVPLENRCDIGTLRLTECRLPLPGQTIHTVPVAISTNDFKGTRTAMFGKTRTGKSNIVKIIAESVIQTTRRIPTEEDSRTHTVGQVIFDINGEYANNNPQDDSASLATAHAEDCQVYAITSKANTPSHPLRLDFYAHPDISHNILATFIREQERHPPDYANSFLSVEIPSFQEINRMEGRGDQNRARRKILMYWAILHRAGYVPSMDTIRQLGGVNPRFAQQTRTDVYQSANEAMPQSINTLEELAHELELFAQRDRGDRRLQSTSGGNLFDPDDEALLGFLAPRSRSASGPRKLQRYRIYHDPNAANFVTEIIQLVDQGQTVILDLSNAHPEVMSYFSRWLSEEIFAYQVDLFSSNMLNDHYIQLYFEEAHNLFPADEQRIVDIYSRIAKEGAKYHLGMVYSTQSPSTISRDLLAQTENFFVTHISSRPEVTKLANLNVAYEDLIEDILQTKTQGYVRMLTRSHRFVIPVQANKFAPQSSFHRGA from the coding sequence ATGATGAATATGCAGGCATTCTGCAGCAATGCGGCGATGCAGGAGCATCCGTTGCGGAAACTTTCAGACTTTCTGGTGGAAGAAAAACGAAAGGTCACGAGCGGGGATTATGAGAATTCTCGATTTGTGGGATACGTACTCGAAATCGGCTACACTACGGCAACCATCATCACGTCGGATGCATTCAAAGTTCTTGTTGGAGGCATCCCCCGGAACTCGCTCCTCATCATGGTCCCTGCCGAGTACGAAAAATATCCTCCTCATTTCTCTCTGCTACGGGTCCTGGAAACAGCGGATGAACCATTGAAACAGGAGAAGCAGCAGACCTACTTCGAGTTGCACAAAAAGTCCATGCCGGAACTTGATGTATTCACGCAAAGTGAGCTTCAGTGGGGTGCATTGAAGACGGCAGTCCTTGGGATGTATTACCCTCACCCTGACCGACCGAATGCGGTTGAACTTTCCGGAGACCTCAATAACATCGTGAGCGCTCACAAGTACCTTGTATATGCCCCCAGTGATGAACTCCTTGATCTCATCATAAACGCCACGGTTCCACTGGAAAACAGGTGCGATATTGGGACATTACGATTGACCGAATGTCGGTTGCCATTGCCGGGGCAGACAATTCACACAGTCCCCGTGGCGATATCCACAAATGACTTTAAGGGCACTAGAACTGCCATGTTTGGGAAAACACGCACGGGTAAAAGTAATATTGTAAAGATCATTGCCGAGAGCGTCATCCAAACGACCCGAAGGATACCCACAGAGGAAGATTCTCGGACGCATACTGTAGGGCAGGTCATCTTCGACATCAACGGTGAGTACGCCAACAATAATCCTCAAGATGATAGTGCATCTCTGGCAACTGCACATGCTGAAGACTGTCAGGTTTATGCCATCACATCCAAGGCCAATACACCGTCACACCCGCTTCGACTGGATTTCTATGCGCATCCTGATATCTCTCATAACATTCTCGCCACATTCATCCGCGAGCAGGAGCGGCATCCCCCTGATTACGCCAATAGTTTCCTTTCGGTAGAGATTCCTTCCTTCCAAGAGATCAACAGGATGGAGGGGCGGGGAGATCAAAACCGGGCTCGCAGGAAAATCTTGATGTACTGGGCTATTCTTCATAGGGCAGGCTATGTCCCAAGCATGGATACAATCCGGCAGTTAGGGGGTGTAAATCCAAGGTTTGCACAACAAACACGAACTGATGTGTATCAGTCAGCCAATGAAGCCATGCCCCAGTCTATAAATACACTTGAAGAACTCGCACATGAACTGGAACTCTTCGCGCAACGAGATCGCGGTGACCGAAGACTTCAGTCAACCTCTGGGGGTAACCTTTTTGACCCTGACGACGAGGCGCTGCTTGGATTCTTAGCCCCGCGATCGAGATCTGCAAGCGGCCCAAGGAAACTCCAAAGGTATCGGATTTACCATGATCCGAACGCTGCAAACTTTGTGACCGAGATAATCCAACTTGTTGATCAGGGACAGACTGTCATTCTCGATTTAAGCAACGCGCATCCTGAGGTTATGAGTTACTTCTCACGATGGCTCTCAGAGGAGATCTTTGCTTATCAGGTTGATTTGTTCTCGTCAAACATGCTCAATGATCACTATATCCAACTGTACTTCGAGGAGGCCCATAACCTGTTCCCTGCTGACGAGCAGAGAATCGTCGATATCTACAGCAGGATAGCAAAAGAGGGTGCAAAATATCACCTTGGTATGGTATATTCCACCCAATCGCCGTCAACTATCAGTCGGGATCTCCTTGCACAAACAGAGAATTTCTTTGTCACTCATATCTCCTCGCGGCCGGAGGTCACCAAACTCGCAAACCTGAATGTAGCATACGAAGATCTCATCGAAGATATACTCCAGACAAAAACGCAAGGATATGTGCGGATGCTCACTCGGTCACACCGCTTTGTGATCCCTGTCCAGGCAAACAAATTTGCTCCTCAGTCTTCTTTTCACAGGGGTGCATAA